The genomic stretch GAGAACGAATCAAGCATGGCCTTGTTTTCGCCTGCGGTCATTAATCGACGCTCAACACCAAACTTCTCCATGGCGCCTGTAAAACCAAAACCATCCATTAACACGCCGATAGATCCAATAATACTGGCTTTATCTACATAAATCTTATCTGCCGCAACAGCAATGTAATAACCACCTGAGGCACAAATGTCCTCGACTACCGCATATACAGGAATCTCTGGATGCAGTTGACGCTGACGCTTGATTTCATCATTAATAATGCCTGCTTGCACAGGACTACCGCCTGGGCTGTTAATACGCAAAATCACACCTTTAGTGTGTTTATTATCGTAGGCATCATGCAAGCTAGAAATGACTGAATCAGCATTCACTTGATCTTGTGCACCAATTTCACCTTGAATATCAATCAGGGCGGTATGGTCTTCAGCGCTATTACCACTTGCGCCCCCTATCCAATTAAACATATAAAATAACGTTAAGAACAGCCAGAGCAACGTGAGTGATTTGAAGAAAATACTCCAAAAACGATTCCGCTTTTGTTCTTTTAGCGATTGAAATGCTAACTTTTCTAAAACTTCACGTTCCCAATTAGATGAATTTTGTTCGCTGTCAGACATGCAACTCTCTCTTAAAATATTAAAATAAATTAATGTTGATCTAGTGTAATGGAAACAAGACCATTTTGTTCATTGACCACAATTGGCCTCAATCGTTTCCCCTGGCAAGGCCCGAGTACACAATACCCTGTATGAGGCTCATATTGCGCACCATGGGTCGCACAAATGAGGTAATCCTGCTCTCTCGTAAAAAAATCGCCCTCATTCCAATCTAGCTCCACGGGCAAATGCGCGCATTGATTGATATAAGGTAGGCAACGCCATTAAACCTTACTGCAAAGGCTGTTACGCGCTCACCAAGCTCAGGTAGCTCAAAGCGAACACCCTTACCTTTTTCGAGCAGATCCTCACTTTTACAAATAATGCGCTGATGACTCATATTTAAACGTTAGCTTTAAGCCAAGTGCTTAAATCCTTGAATAGATTAAAATGTGCCAAAGGCTCATGTGGCAACAAGCGCTCTAATGGGTGCGCACCATAAGTTACGCCTAGGCTAGCGACATTAGCATTTTTTGCCATCTGCAAATCAAAACTGGTGTCACCTACCATCAAAGTGCGCTCAGGTGTTGCCGCCACTTCATCCATTAAATCTAAAATCATTTGCGGATGTGGCTTGGAGTGACACTCATCCACGCAGCGAGTCGCAACAAAATGATGTGCAATCCCGCTATTCGCCAACGCCTTATTTAAGCCTCGACGGCCTTTTCCAGTAGCAACCGCAAGCGGCACGCCCTTTTCAGTTAAATGTGCAATGGTTTCGGGGACACCATCAAATAGAGGTATGTGGTCTTCACCCTGACCATAATAATGCGTATATCGCGCTGTCAGCTCGGCTAATTGCGCATCGGGAATACGGCCAAATAAATCATAAACGGCCTCACGAAAGCCTAAGCCAATAATGCCACTTGCTGCGGTTTGTGTGGGTTCAGGCAAACCCACTTCTACACTGCCCTTGCATATAGCGTCCACAATCAACTGGGTCGAGTTAGCCAAAGTGCCATCCCAATCAAAAATGATTAAATCGTAATTATTCTGCATCTTGGTATTTTAGTTTTCTGAAGCAAGTTTTTGAAGGAATCTATCTAATTCTGGAGGTAACGGCGCAATGAGCTTGAGCTTTTCTGCCGTGAGCGGATGGCGAATATTGGTTTCTGCCGAATGCAAAAACATACGTTTCAAACCACTCTTTTGAAGTGCTTTATTTAAAGCAAAATCGCCATATTTATCATCGCCTGCAATCGGGAAGCCCAAATGCGCCAATTGCACACGCAGCTGATGGGTGCGGCCGGTAATAAGTTGTGCTTCGAGCAAGCTAAAATCACCATAATGCGCTTTTAGATGAAAAATCGTCTCCGATGTTTGGCCTTCATCTTCCGCCCTTGGGTCTGGACGCCCTGTCACCACACTCACACGGCGCTCACCGTTTTCAAGCAAATACTTTTGCAGTGTTAAGGTGACGTGTTTCTTTTTCTCCGTCCAATGCCCTTTAACTAACATAAAGTAGCGCTTGTCCATTTGATTGCGACGCATCGCTTCATGCAAGGCAACTAAAGCACTGCGTTTTTTACCTACCATCAGCACACCTGATGTTTCTCTATCTAAGCGGTGTACTAATTCCAGGAATTTAGCTTGAGGGCGCTCCAACCTTAACTGTTCAATCACGCCTTTGCTCACGCCACTTCCACCGTGCACAGCCATACCAGCTGGCTTATCGAGCACCAACATAGCATCATCTTCAAAGACGATGCATTTCTCCAAACGCGCAGTCACCGGCTTTTGTTGCTCAACATCCACTTGCGCCACTGTTGCACGTATTGGTGGAATGCGAACTAAATCCCCCATCGCCAGTTTGTAAGTCGCATCGATGCGTTTTTTATTGACGCGCACTTCTCCGCTCCGAAGAATGCGATAAAGATGACTTTTAGGAACGCCTTTAAGGGTTTTGGTGAGGAAATTATCAATCCGTTGACCTTCACTTGCCTCATCAACTTCAAGCATTGCCGCGCTTGATTCACTAATTTCATTACTTATTTTGCTTAAATTTGTCATCTCACCTATACTACGAAACTATTGAAGTAAATGCGCTAAGCGCTTATTCAACGAATGAATTGAAAGTCTTAAAAGATACCTTGGTTAATCTCGCTCGCCAAATAAAATAAGTAGCGATTTTATGTACTAAAAATTAAAGCGCTCAAGCCGCTGCGGATGAATTGCAATACTCAAGAGTATAAGCGATGGCGCGGTTTGGAATTGCTAGAACTTTGAATTTTAGCTGATATGTCAGCTAAACCGAATCTAAATTAAAAGACAGAATAAGAGCAAGAAAGCTTAACAGGACACAAAACGAGTTACTTCGTTAACAAATTCAATCTGATACGCGTTAAAACGCGTTGGATTAACGGGTGAATAACTTTTATAAAAAGCATCACCCGCTGACGATGGCAAGAACAAAAGCCATAGACAAAAGTAAAAGTTAGCAATGTAATGATTCAGTGTTCGAACAAGCCCCTGCAAAGTTTCTGGCAGATTTACTGCTGGGGTAGCGTTAACAACAAGCCGATGTTTGGCATTAACCTACCTATTCAACCCTAGCCTTTCCTCACCTCTAATCGCATAGCAATATTCGCTAACCCGCCTTGAGCGCGGGAGTTAATACAATGAAACGCATGTTATTTAACGCAACGCAATCTGAAGAATTGCGCGTTGCAATCGTCGACGGTCAAAAGCTCATTGACCTCGATATCGAATCAGCTGGTAAAGAACAACGTAAGAGCAATATCTACAAAGGCGTAATTACCCGCATCGAGCCATCACTCGAAGCTGCCTTTGTTAACTACGGCACCGATAGACACGGCTTCTTGCCGTTCAAAGAAGTCGCGCGCAGCTACTTCCTCAACGATGCGGAAGGTGGTCGTGCACGTATTCAAGACGTGCTGAAAGAAGGTCAAGAGCTGATCGTTCAAGTCGACAAAGACGAACGAGGCAACAAAGGCGCAGCCCTTACAACATTCATCTCTCTTGCTGGACGTTATTTGGTCTTAATGCCAAATAACCCACGTGGTGGTGGTGTTTCACGCCGCATCGAAGGCGAAGACCGCAACGAACTCCGTGACATCATGGCGCAATTAGAAGTGCCTAACGGCATGAGCATCATTGCACGCACCGCTGGCATTGGCCGCAACTTGGAAGAGTTGCAATGGGATTTAAACTATCTCCTGCAACTTTGGACCGCTGTTGAAAGCGCATCAACCATTCAAAACGGCCCTTTCCTGATTTACCAAGAAGGCAGTTTAGTGATTCGCGCCATTCGCGATTACTTCCAACCAGATATCGGTGAAATCCTCATCGACACACCTGATATCCATGAACAAGCTATTCAGTTCATGAACCATGTAATGCCTGGTCATGTTGCTCGCGTTAAGTTATACCAAGATGAAACACCTTTATTTTCACGCTTCCAAATTGAACACCAAATCGAAACCGCGTTCTCACGTGAAGTACGTTTGCCTTCTGGCGGCGCCATCGTCATTGACCACACGGAAGCTTTAGTTTCGGTAGACGTTAACTCGGGTCGTTCTACTAAAGGGAGCGACATTGAGCACACTGCATTCAATACGAACTTAGAAGCGGCTGAAGAAGTTGCACGTCAATTACTTTACGTGACTTAGGCGGTTTGGTTGTCATCGACTTTATCGACATGGAAAGCCAACGCAACCAACGTGACGTGGAAAACCGCTTACGTGAAGCATTGCACTACGATCGTGCGCGTGTTCAAACTGGCAAGATTTCACGATTTGGCCTATTAGAGCTATCACGTCAACGCTTACGTCCAAGCTTGGGTGAAAGCAACCACATTCCTTGCCCACGCTGCCATGGCACTGGTCATATCCGCGGCATCGAATCAACAGCGCTTCATATCTTGCGTATTACCCAAGAAGAAGCCATGAAAGAAAACAGCAAAGCGATTCAAGTGCAATTACCTGTTGAAGCAGCAACGTTCTTGCTGAATGAAAAACGTGCTGACATTCACAAAATCGAACAACGTACAGGTGTTGAAGTGGTGTTGATCCCTAACATTCATCTTGAAACCCCTAACTACACTATCACGCGCATTAAGAGCGATGACAGTGCAGAAGACGGTCCACGCAGTTACCAAATGGTCGAAATGCCTACTGAAGAAGAAGTGCATAACCACGCGGCAACCGAAGTAAAAGCTGTTAAACAAGTCGCAGCTGTTCGTGGTATCACGCCATCAGCCCCAGCGCCTATTAGTGTTGAAAAGGTTGAGAAAGCCGTTTCGTTATTGACTCGCTTCACCAACTGGTTAGGCTCACTCACCAAATCAGAAGCCCCAAAACCTGAAACACGTGAGAACAATGGTCGTCGCGATAACAATCGCAACCGTAATCGCAACCGTAATCGCAATGAACGTGGTGACCGTCCAGAGCGTAACAATCAAGCCACACAGGCTGAGCGTCCGCAGCAAAACCAAGGTGAACGTCCACAACGTAACCAAGAACCACGTCAACCAAGACCACAACAGCAACCAAGACCTCAGCCAGTGGCACAAAATGGCCAAGTCGAAGGTGCACAATCCACACAAGGTGAGCAAAATGTTGAGCAGCGTGAGCCACGCGAAGGCCGCAATCGTCGAAGCCGCAATGGTCGTCGTGACCGTGGTCCTCGTCAAGAGAGACCAGCTGGCGATCGTCCATTTGTTGAAAATGAACAAATCGTCGATGTGACTAATGCTGCAGTAGCTCCTGTAACAGAAACGACTCAACCGGCTGAATCAATCAAAGTGGCATCGCCAAACGTTGAAGCGGTCAAGATTGAAAAAGTTGCGACTGAAGCAATTGAAGTGGTAACAACAAAACCTGTGCAGACTGAAAAACCAGCGAAAGCAGTAAAAGCTTCTAAGGATGAATCAATTGCTGAAGCCAGCGAAGATAAATCAGCAAAAGCACCCGCTGAGAAAAAGGCGCGCCCTGCTCGCAAACCTGCTGCAAAAGCCAAACCAGTGGATTTAGCTGCAAGTGGCTTGCAATTAGTTGAAACAAAAGCTGAAACGAAAGCGGCAGTTGTTGTGGAAGCCGAAGCCCCAAAAAAACCACGTAAAACTGCTGCATGGCAAAAGAAAGCTGACGAAGCTGCGAAAGATGAGCCTTTAGTCATCGTGCAAACGCAGAAATAAGTTAGTTTTATAGCACTGCAATCAAAAGCCCCAGTTTATCGGGGCTTTTTCATTTTTCTAGGCCAACAAAAAGTATCTATGTCGACACGCGCTTTAGAAATTCTACAAAATACCTTTGGTTATCAAGCATTTCGTGACCAACAAGCCACGATTGTGAATCATGTTTCGACAGGTGGAGACGCCCTCGTTCTCATGCCAACAGGCGGTGGGAAGTCCCTTTGTTACCAAATTCCAAGTATTTTAAGGGATGGCCTAGCAATTATCGTTTCACCGCTGATTGCGTTGATGCAAAACCAAGTAGAGGCGCTGCAGCAGCTTGGCATTAACGCAGCTTATTTAAATTCTAGTTTGAGCATTGAAGATACCCAAACCATCACCAGACAAGCGCTCCGAGGAGAGCTGAAAATTCTTTATGTTGCACCCGAAAGATTGATGGCAAGTAGCTTTCTACAGCTACTCGATCAAGTAAATAACAATGTAGGACTGGCCTTATTTGCCATTGACGAGGCGCATTGTGTGTCTCAATGGGGTCATGACTTTCGACCAGAATATCGCCAACTCACCATTTTGCATGAACGCTTTCCTGATATACCGAGAATCGCTCTGACCGCTACAGCAGATGCCGCAACAAGGGCTGAAATTATTCATCAGCTTAAGCTAGAGAATGCCGCACAATTCGTCTCAAGCTTTGATCGCCCTAACATTCGCTACCACGTCACTCAAAAAAATAACGCTCGCCAACAATTGCTCCATTTTATTGAAACGCAGCATCCAAACGATGCTGGGATCATTTATTGCCTATCCCGTAAAAAGGTGGAAGAAACGGCGGAGTGGTTAGCTTCTAAAGGCTGGCCTGCGCTTCCTTACCATGCAGGCTTAGACGCTAAAATACGCGAGAAAAACCAACGTCAATTCTTACGTGAAGAGGCTGTGATTATGGTTGCCACCATTGCCTTTGGCATGGGTATCGACAAACCCAATGTGCGCTTTGTCGCCCATTTAGATTTACCCAAAAGCATGGAAAGTTATTATCAAGAAACCGGTCGCGCTGGTCGTGATGGCTTCGCCGCGAACGCTTGGATGACCTACGGCCTGGGCGATGTTGTTTCTATGCGTCAAATGCTTGATAGTGGAGACGCTTCTGATGAACGCAAACGTTTAGAAAAACATAAGCTGGACGCCCTCCTCGGCTTTTGTGAATCAACCAGTTGCCGACATCAAGCCATTCTTCATTACTTTGGCGAAGAGCATCCAGGAGATTGTGAACAATGCGATAACTGCCTCACGCCTGCCGACACATGGGATGCAACGCAAGCAGCAAGAATGGCGCTTTCATGTGTGTACCGAACGGGGCAACGCTTTGGTGCAGGCCATTTAATTGATGTATTGCTGGGTAAAAGAACCGCTCAAATTGAGCGATTTCAACACGAACAACTGAGCACCTATGGTATCGGTAAAAATCTTAACCAATCACAATGGAGTAGCGTTTATAGACAATTAGCAGCAAGTGGCTACTTGGATGTTGATTTCCAAGCCTACGGCGGTTTAAAACTCACTGAAATGGCTAAACCTGTATTAAAAGGCGAATTAGAAGTATGGCAACGCCGAGATGCGGAGCCAGAGAAGCGCTCAAGCACTGCCGAACGTGCCTCACGTGCTCGAGAAGCCTACCCAGGTGCAAATGACGACCCGCTGTGGTTAGCACTAAAGGCTAAACGAATGGAGTTGGCAAAATCTCAAGGCGTGCCGCCTTATTTGATTTTCCACGACAGCACCTTGCTGGAGATTATGAACCAACGACCTAGCAGTTTGACCGAACTTGGACGCATCAGTGGTGTTGGGCAAGCAAAGTTAGCGCGTTATGGCGATGACTTCTTGGAAGTGCTAGAACAAAACTAATATCACTCAGCCAAGTAATGAGTGCCGACACCATACCAATGCTTGGCATATCTGTCGACGTTCGGAAAATAATTAGCTTATCGCGTGGGGCCGCAAGGGCCCTGTCCGTGGAACATATCGGC from Candidatus Methylopumilus turicensis encodes the following:
- a CDS encoding S49 family peptidase; protein product: MSDSEQNSSNWEREVLEKLAFQSLKEQKRNRFWSIFFKSLTLLWLFLTLFYMFNWIGGASGNSAEDHTALIDIQGEIGAQDQVNADSVISSLHDAYDNKHTKGVILRINSPGGSPVQAGIINDEIKRQRQLHPEIPVYAVVEDICASGGYYIAVAADKIYVDKASIIGSIGVLMDGFGFTGAMEKFGVERRLMTAGENKAMLDSFSPVNPKHKALAQAMLNEVHQQFISVVREGRGKRLKETPETFSGLFWSGEAGIKMGLADELGSYEFVAREVIKQENIVDFTASEGLADRVARKFGASMTQSLFKGMSLR
- a CDS encoding HAD family hydrolase gives rise to the protein MQNNYDLIIFDWDGTLANSTQLIVDAICKGSVEVGLPEPTQTAASGIIGLGFREAVYDLFGRIPDAQLAELTARYTHYYGQGEDHIPLFDGVPETIAHLTEKGVPLAVATGKGRRGLNKALANSGIAHHFVATRCVDECHSKPHPQMILDLMDEVAATPERTLMVGDTSFDLQMAKNANVASLGVTYGAHPLERLLPHEPLAHFNLFKDLSTWLKANV
- a CDS encoding RluA family pseudouridine synthase, which encodes MTNLSKISNEISESSAAMLEVDEASEGQRIDNFLTKTLKGVPKSHLYRILRSGEVRVNKKRIDATYKLAMGDLVRIPPIRATVAQVDVEQQKPVTARLEKCIVFEDDAMLVLDKPAGMAVHGGSGVSKGVIEQLRLERPQAKFLELVHRLDRETSGVLMVGKKRSALVALHEAMRRNQMDKRYFMLVKGHWTEKKKHVTLTLQKYLLENGERRVSVVTGRPDPRAEDEGQTSETIFHLKAHYGDFSLLEAQLITGRTHQLRVQLAHLGFPIAGDDKYGDFALNKALQKSGLKRMFLHSAETNIRHPLTAEKLKLIAPLPPELDRFLQKLASEN
- the recQ gene encoding DNA helicase RecQ — protein: MSTRALEILQNTFGYQAFRDQQATIVNHVSTGGDALVLMPTGGGKSLCYQIPSILRDGLAIIVSPLIALMQNQVEALQQLGINAAYLNSSLSIEDTQTITRQALRGELKILYVAPERLMASSFLQLLDQVNNNVGLALFAIDEAHCVSQWGHDFRPEYRQLTILHERFPDIPRIALTATADAATRAEIIHQLKLENAAQFVSSFDRPNIRYHVTQKNNARQQLLHFIETQHPNDAGIIYCLSRKKVEETAEWLASKGWPALPYHAGLDAKIREKNQRQFLREEAVIMVATIAFGMGIDKPNVRFVAHLDLPKSMESYYQETGRAGRDGFAANAWMTYGLGDVVSMRQMLDSGDASDERKRLEKHKLDALLGFCESTSCRHQAILHYFGEEHPGDCEQCDNCLTPADTWDATQAARMALSCVYRTGQRFGAGHLIDVLLGKRTAQIERFQHEQLSTYGIGKNLNQSQWSSVYRQLAASGYLDVDFQAYGGLKLTEMAKPVLKGELEVWQRRDAEPEKRSSTAERASRAREAYPGANDDPLWLALKAKRMELAKSQGVPPYLIFHDSTLLEIMNQRPSSLTELGRISGVGQAKLARYGDDFLEVLEQN